One window of Phycisphaeraceae bacterium genomic DNA carries:
- the rplS gene encoding 50S ribosomal protein L19, which produces MDTQRLIESYNTDTLKSDLPAFYVGDTVKVHVRIVEGDKERVQVYNGVVISRKGSGINEMITVRRVVEDYGIERTWPLNSPLIAKIEVVRHGDARRAKLYFLRDRVGRSRRLRDRRRGMKHVQG; this is translated from the coding sequence ATGGACACGCAACGACTGATCGAATCGTACAACACAGACACCCTCAAGAGTGATCTGCCCGCGTTTTATGTTGGCGACACCGTGAAGGTGCATGTCCGCATCGTCGAGGGCGACAAGGAGCGCGTGCAGGTGTACAACGGTGTCGTGATCTCGCGCAAGGGCTCGGGGATCAACGAGATGATCACCGTCCGTCGCGTTGTCGAGGATTACGGGATCGAGCGCACGTGGCCGCTCAACTCGCCGTTGATCGCGAAGATCGAGGTCGTGCGTCACGGCGACGCCCGCCGGGCGAAGCTGTACTTCCTGCGTGATCGTGTCGGGCGCTCGCGCCGTCTGCGTGATCGCCGTCGCGGCATGAAGCACGTGCAGGGCTGA
- a CDS encoding zinc-binding dehydrogenase, whose translation MNALVCTKQAQPGERVAPNIEFQTDWPDIDAPAPGEVVLRTLASALNHMDLWVGKGIPGVDLLWPRVSGCDACAEVIAAGEGVDPAWVGRRVIVNAACRVPDRVRPDDPPASTLAPNYELIGEHHNGMHRAQFCAPAANIVDVGDADPVQAAAFGLTALTAWSMIVTKGELRSGQSVLITGIGGGVATSALSIASHFGCPVCVTSRHQWKLDRAMELGATHAILDEGQDWSRDVRAWTNKRGVDMAVDSTGKATHLKCIKSLARGGAYVTPGCTSGPDAVTDLARVFWNQLRLLGSTMGSNEEFAEVVSLFRAGTLAPAVDQVFGARDGRQAYERLEAANQFGKVVIDWR comes from the coding sequence ATGAACGCACTTGTATGTACAAAGCAGGCGCAGCCCGGCGAGCGGGTCGCGCCGAACATCGAGTTCCAGACCGATTGGCCCGACATTGATGCGCCTGCACCGGGCGAGGTGGTCCTGCGCACGCTCGCCAGCGCGCTCAACCACATGGACCTGTGGGTCGGGAAGGGCATACCGGGTGTCGATCTCTTGTGGCCCCGCGTGTCGGGATGCGACGCGTGCGCCGAGGTGATCGCGGCTGGTGAGGGTGTTGATCCCGCGTGGGTCGGGCGGCGTGTGATCGTGAACGCCGCGTGCCGGGTTCCTGATCGCGTGCGTCCCGATGATCCGCCTGCGTCGACACTCGCGCCGAACTACGAGCTCATCGGCGAGCATCACAACGGGATGCATCGAGCGCAGTTCTGCGCGCCTGCTGCGAACATCGTGGACGTTGGTGATGCCGATCCGGTGCAGGCTGCTGCGTTCGGGCTCACCGCACTGACCGCGTGGTCCATGATCGTGACGAAGGGCGAGCTCCGTTCTGGACAGTCCGTGCTGATTACGGGGATTGGTGGAGGCGTCGCGACCAGTGCGCTGTCGATCGCGAGCCACTTCGGATGCCCCGTGTGTGTGACAAGCCGCCATCAGTGGAAGCTCGATCGCGCGATGGAACTCGGCGCGACGCACGCGATCCTTGATGAGGGCCAGGACTGGTCGCGCGACGTGCGCGCGTGGACGAACAAGCGTGGTGTCGACATGGCGGTCGATTCGACCGGGAAAGCGACGCATCTGAAGTGCATCAAGTCGCTGGCGCGCGGGGGCGCGTACGTCACGCCGGGATGCACGTCCGGTCCCGACGCTGTGACCGATCTTGCGCGCGTGTTCTGGAACCAGCTGCGCCTGCTCGGCTCGACCATGGGATCGAACGAAGAGTTTGCCGAGGTTGTCAGTCTGTTCCGCGCGGGCACACTTGCGCCAGCAGTCGATCAGGTCTTTGGTGCACGTGACGGGAGGCAGGCCTACGAGCGCCTCGAAGCAGCCAACCAGTTCGGGAAGGTGGTCATTGATTGGCGATGA
- a CDS encoding ASCH domain-containing protein yields MRSTPAHTLVDTHTGGVVLTDTVTHQPFLFPAGDAQRQRALVRPLTLADTLRPERAHHVAIVQKPYLDLILSGEKTIEARLSKCRLPPFGCVRVSDIVALKQSSGPFRAVVRVGHIETFELNSSEDVQRLRDGHNSKICGTDAFWASKRSAKYATLMWIDRVVPTDHGPELVRTRGSRQAWFVLKNPLKNTPSSPIARIGDANAPDETPRKRGLIRARRA; encoded by the coding sequence ATGCGTTCAACCCCGGCACACACTCTGGTCGACACACACACCGGAGGTGTCGTGCTAACAGACACTGTAACACATCAGCCGTTCCTGTTCCCAGCTGGTGATGCGCAGCGCCAGCGCGCACTCGTGCGCCCATTGACACTCGCAGACACATTGCGCCCCGAGCGCGCACACCACGTCGCGATCGTGCAGAAACCGTACCTTGATCTCATCCTGTCGGGCGAGAAGACGATCGAAGCGAGACTGTCAAAGTGCAGACTTCCGCCGTTCGGATGCGTGCGTGTGTCTGATATAGTCGCGCTCAAACAGAGCTCGGGCCCATTCCGTGCGGTCGTCCGGGTCGGACACATAGAAACGTTCGAGCTCAACTCATCCGAGGACGTGCAGCGACTTCGCGACGGCCACAACTCGAAGATCTGCGGGACGGACGCGTTCTGGGCATCGAAGCGCAGCGCCAAGTACGCGACACTGATGTGGATCGATCGCGTCGTGCCGACAGACCACGGGCCGGAGCTTGTGCGCACACGCGGATCGCGCCAGGCGTGGTTCGTGCTGAAGAATCCGCTGAAAAACACTCCGTCGTCACCGATCGCGCGGATCGGAGATGCGAATGCGCCTGATGAGACACCACGAAAACGCGGGCTGATCCGTGCGCGCCGGGCATAA
- a CDS encoding aminotransferase class V-fold PLP-dependent enzyme gives MTLQTTHATTTNQTQSLPAPGALAHHWDLDPHTVYLNHGGFGVTPRAVAAHQAKLRARIDANPTKFYVDDLPGLMDEARHGASAFLSCAWDQIAFVPNATTGVATAFHNLDASPGDEIIVNDHEYPACLNIARAWAKRTGAKVVSVTLPFPVTDPNQITRAVIDAVTPKTRYCLLSAITSPSGMVVPHAEIVRELRTKNIETILDAAHAPGCTAFDVDKIGAAYTTGNFHKWVNAPKSVAFLHVRRDILDAHERKDGFRPVVLSNNAEKPKPNRAQFLTEFDYVGTSDPTAALCVPVAIKCMREMHDADWTGVYQHNHDLAVRGREIIIETLGSEFPVIRGAPDHMLASMASMILPLHPLQQRMLKNTEKIFDSDKDLTSHSSVPLIPADPRWTTRYLDPVWDRLVDAHAIQVPVFQTRAGRTLRISAQLYNSIDQYQYLACTLRSELANEQCAFA, from the coding sequence ATGACCCTCCAGACGACGCACGCCACAACCACGAACCAGACACAGTCTCTCCCCGCGCCCGGGGCGCTCGCGCATCACTGGGATCTCGATCCGCACACGGTCTATCTGAACCACGGCGGGTTCGGCGTGACACCCCGCGCTGTCGCAGCGCATCAGGCAAAGCTGCGCGCCCGGATCGATGCCAACCCGACGAAGTTCTATGTCGACGATCTGCCCGGACTGATGGACGAGGCGCGCCACGGCGCAAGCGCGTTCCTGTCGTGCGCGTGGGACCAGATCGCGTTTGTCCCAAACGCGACGACGGGCGTCGCAACGGCGTTCCACAATCTCGACGCGAGTCCGGGCGACGAGATCATCGTCAACGACCACGAGTACCCCGCGTGCCTGAACATCGCACGCGCGTGGGCCAAGCGCACCGGCGCAAAGGTGGTTTCTGTCACGCTCCCGTTCCCCGTGACAGATCCAAACCAGATTACACGCGCAGTGATCGATGCGGTCACGCCGAAGACCAGATACTGCCTGCTCTCAGCAATCACGAGCCCGTCTGGGATGGTCGTCCCGCACGCGGAGATCGTCCGCGAGCTGCGCACCAAAAACATCGAGACGATCCTCGATGCTGCGCACGCGCCGGGATGCACAGCGTTCGATGTCGACAAGATCGGCGCAGCGTACACAACCGGGAACTTCCACAAGTGGGTCAACGCGCCCAAGTCCGTCGCGTTCCTGCACGTGCGGAGAGACATCCTCGACGCGCACGAGCGCAAAGATGGATTTCGACCCGTTGTCTTATCCAACAACGCCGAGAAACCCAAGCCAAACCGCGCACAGTTCCTGACGGAGTTCGACTACGTCGGGACATCCGATCCGACCGCAGCGTTGTGCGTGCCCGTCGCGATCAAGTGCATGCGCGAGATGCACGACGCAGACTGGACAGGCGTGTATCAGCACAACCACGATCTTGCTGTCCGCGGACGCGAGATCATCATTGAGACACTGGGGTCCGAGTTTCCGGTCATCCGCGGCGCGCCGGACCACATGCTCGCGTCGATGGCGTCCATGATTCTTCCACTGCATCCACTCCAGCAACGAATGCTCAAAAACACCGAAAAAATCTTCGATTCTGACAAAGACCTGACATCGCACAGTTCTGTGCCTCTCATCCCGGCAGACCCGCGATGGACAACGCGATATCTCGACCCGGTCTGGGATCGACTGGTCGATGCGCACGCGATCCAGGTCCCGGTTTTCCAGACGCGCGCCGGGCGGACACTGCGCATCAGCGCGCAACTCTACAACTCGATCGACCAGTACCAGTATCTGGCGTGCACACTCAGATCTGAGTTAGCGAACGAGCAATGCGCGTTCGCATGA
- a CDS encoding ATP phosphoribosyltransferase regulatory subunit, with translation MPDQSPKEKSPAKSGSAKKFQAPTGTRDMYPDDLLRARYIEKLWRDTSIRHGFEEIDGPTFEHLDLYTVKSGEGIVSELFSFRRSGGEKDYALRPEFTPTLARMYAARANALPKPCKWFWMQNCFRAERPQRGRLREFRQWNCDVTGSQVGEQNTAGIDAELVMCVVDALRMSGLTPREAKIRYSHRQLANAMLAGCGLVEEVHDRWLPWIDGLAKMSVDDARQSALKFTTSLVDIYKVIYVFSVSDSTKQELALNELNRLGAGTNSKEFEEFENRFKDATEVLEYTEKCLRAIDSWCERDSSVVRGLAYYTGMVFEVIAEGERAVAGGGRYDNLIELFGGPPTPAVGFGMGDVVLSLLLEDKGLMPTGRDLVEALSQPGASLRPDVFVVSNGDDDAESQVVPVVAKLRSGIESEAWRDRNDRKPWDDGRYEVRPLHARQTYKTTRNVGKLMKDAVSQHARWIAVIESAETCMLKNLDTNEQHDNVPIDTIGKRVQG, from the coding sequence ATGCCAGACCAGTCCCCCAAAGAAAAATCCCCTGCAAAGTCGGGTTCAGCGAAGAAGTTCCAGGCGCCCACGGGCACGCGCGACATGTACCCGGACGATCTGCTCCGGGCGCGCTACATCGAGAAGCTCTGGCGCGACACGTCCATCCGCCACGGGTTCGAGGAGATCGATGGGCCCACGTTCGAGCATCTCGATCTCTACACCGTCAAGTCCGGTGAGGGGATCGTGTCAGAGCTCTTCAGCTTCCGGCGCAGTGGCGGCGAGAAGGACTACGCGCTGCGACCGGAGTTCACGCCGACGCTCGCGCGCATGTACGCCGCGCGAGCCAACGCACTTCCCAAGCCGTGCAAGTGGTTCTGGATGCAGAACTGTTTTCGCGCTGAACGTCCCCAGCGTGGCAGACTGCGCGAGTTCCGTCAGTGGAACTGCGATGTAACCGGTTCTCAAGTTGGAGAGCAAAACACAGCTGGCATAGATGCAGAGCTGGTCATGTGTGTAGTTGATGCATTGAGAATGTCTGGACTTACCCCAAGGGAAGCAAAGATTAGGTACAGCCATCGACAACTGGCAAATGCCATGTTGGCGGGCTGTGGTTTGGTAGAAGAAGTTCACGATCGGTGGCTACCTTGGATTGATGGGTTGGCAAAGATGTCAGTTGATGATGCGCGGCAATCGGCATTAAAGTTTACGACATCTCTAGTTGACATATATAAAGTTATATATGTATTTTCTGTGTCGGATTCTACGAAACAAGAGCTAGCACTTAATGAGCTAAATCGACTGGGTGCCGGAACTAATAGTAAAGAGTTTGAAGAGTTCGAAAATCGATTTAAAGACGCAACAGAAGTACTTGAATATACAGAAAAATGCCTAAGGGCAATTGATAGCTGGTGCGAGCGTGACAGTAGTGTCGTCCGTGGTCTCGCCTACTACACCGGCATGGTGTTTGAAGTGATTGCTGAGGGCGAGCGCGCGGTTGCTGGTGGCGGGCGCTACGACAATCTCATCGAGTTGTTCGGCGGCCCACCGACACCCGCGGTCGGGTTCGGAATGGGCGATGTTGTGTTGTCTCTGCTTCTCGAAGACAAGGGACTCATGCCGACGGGGCGCGATCTTGTCGAGGCACTCTCGCAGCCGGGTGCGAGTCTGCGTCCGGACGTGTTTGTTGTGTCCAACGGCGACGACGACGCGGAATCGCAGGTCGTGCCGGTGGTTGCAAAGCTCCGATCGGGTATCGAATCAGAAGCATGGCGCGATCGGAATGATCGCAAGCCGTGGGACGATGGCAGGTACGAGGTACGTCCGCTCCACGCCCGACAGACGTATAAGACAACGCGGAACGTGGGCAAGCTGATGAAGGACGCGGTCTCGCAGCACGCGCGGTGGATCGCCGTCATCGAATCCGCCGAGACGTGCATGCTCAAGAACCTTGACACGAACGAGCAGCACGACAATGTGCCGATCGACACAATCGGGAAACGTGTGCAGGGATAA
- a CDS encoding peroxidase-related enzyme (This protein belongs to a clade of uncharacterized proteins related to peroxidases such as the alkylhydroperoxidase AhpD.) yields MAYIDVISESDADGELAHLYARYGNPDGSVDNVLKVHSLNPASLEAHCALYVQSTHKQSPLTRAEREMIGVIVSRTNGCTYCNVHHATGLKRLLPDDRKHVADELRDGRSIDEVEITPRERALLVYAEKLTRSPASVQQSDVDAMRGTGLSDREILDAAQVIGYFSYANRIVLGLGAALEETSIGEWPAESRDV; encoded by the coding sequence ATGGCGTACATCGACGTGATATCCGAATCGGACGCAGATGGCGAGCTTGCGCATCTGTACGCGCGATACGGGAACCCGGACGGTTCGGTCGACAACGTGCTGAAGGTCCACTCATTGAACCCCGCGTCACTCGAAGCGCATTGCGCGCTGTATGTGCAGTCAACGCACAAGCAGAGCCCGCTCACGCGTGCCGAGCGCGAGATGATCGGAGTCATTGTCAGCAGGACTAATGGCTGCACATACTGCAATGTCCATCACGCGACAGGATTGAAACGACTGCTCCCCGATGATCGCAAGCACGTTGCTGACGAACTCAGGGACGGTCGATCGATCGATGAGGTTGAGATCACGCCGCGCGAGCGTGCACTGCTTGTGTACGCTGAAAAACTCACGCGATCGCCAGCGTCGGTGCAACAGTCAGATGTCGATGCGATGCGTGGTACTGGGCTTTCGGATCGCGAGATTCTGGACGCTGCGCAGGTGATCGGGTACTTCTCGTACGCGAACCGGATCGTGCTGGGATTGGGTGCTGCGCTCGAGGAAACGTCGATCGGGGAGTGGCCCGCCGAGTCGCGTGATGTTTGA
- the hemW gene encoding radical SAM family heme chaperone HemW — protein MRHILPAWDDSGPDQPRPNVRSIYIHIPFCFHKCHYCDFYSIVDNRDRQQIFTDRLTQELNALSTLHECHNASPTIGSLRTLFVGGGTPTLLKPELWEQLLHAINTTFDLHQISDNSGEFTVEANPETVTRELMDVLRAGGVNRISVGAQSFNENHLKTLERWHDPANVSKAVRLARDAGLTRQSADLIFAIPGQTLADWRDDLSQAIDLGVDHISCYNLTYEPNTAMTQRLHKGDFTPTDESLEVEMQLLAVEMLATAGLERYEVSNFARPGQECAHNLAYWRNENWLAAGPSAAGHIDGFRYKNAPRLDTYLSHNDNGFAPVQEYELPDPSRTLSDVLLGALRLREGIATNRVQYYANLVDEDCFARVQHAAEACADSGWLQLAKDRWTIHNEGWLFVDRVVREMIQAIHVA, from the coding sequence TTGCGGCACATTCTACCAGCCTGGGACGATTCAGGACCTGATCAACCCCGCCCAAACGTCCGCTCGATTTATATCCATATCCCGTTCTGCTTCCACAAATGCCACTATTGCGACTTCTACTCAATCGTGGACAATCGCGATCGTCAGCAGATTTTCACGGATCGTCTCACCCAAGAACTCAACGCCCTGTCAACGTTGCATGAATGTCACAACGCGTCGCCCACCATCGGATCACTCCGGACTCTCTTTGTCGGTGGCGGCACGCCCACACTGCTCAAGCCCGAACTGTGGGAGCAACTCCTCCACGCGATTAACACCACGTTCGACCTGCACCAGATCAGCGATAACTCGGGCGAGTTCACCGTCGAAGCCAATCCTGAGACCGTGACTCGTGAACTGATGGACGTGCTCAGGGCAGGCGGCGTGAACAGAATCTCCGTTGGTGCACAGTCGTTCAATGAGAACCATCTCAAGACACTTGAGCGCTGGCACGACCCTGCCAACGTATCAAAGGCTGTCAGGCTCGCCCGCGATGCGGGGCTCACCCGTCAGTCTGCCGATCTGATCTTTGCCATCCCCGGACAGACACTTGCCGACTGGCGCGATGATCTGAGCCAAGCAATCGATCTCGGTGTGGACCACATCTCGTGTTACAACCTGACGTACGAGCCGAACACCGCCATGACCCAGCGCCTGCACAAGGGTGATTTCACACCGACAGACGAATCGCTTGAGGTCGAGATGCAACTGCTCGCGGTGGAGATGCTCGCAACTGCTGGGCTGGAACGGTACGAGGTGTCAAACTTTGCCAGGCCCGGACAGGAGTGTGCGCACAATCTCGCGTACTGGCGCAACGAGAACTGGCTGGCAGCCGGCCCGAGCGCCGCCGGCCACATCGACGGGTTCCGGTACAAGAACGCGCCCCGACTCGATACCTATCTCTCGCACAACGATAATGGATTCGCGCCTGTGCAGGAGTACGAGCTTCCCGATCCGTCACGCACACTGTCAGATGTGCTGCTCGGCGCGTTGCGCCTGCGTGAGGGCATCGCGACCAATCGCGTGCAATACTACGCGAATCTGGTTGACGAAGACTGCTTTGCGCGAGTACAACACGCAGCCGAAGCGTGCGCAGATTCTGGCTGGTTGCAGCTTGCCAAAGATCGATGGACAATCCACAACGAGGGCTGGCTGTTCGTCGATCGTGTCGTGCGCGAGATGATCCAGGCTATCCACGTGGCATGA
- a CDS encoding FHA domain-containing protein, whose translation MSLELVLIKKDGSTREIPLGLKHRVIGREKGCDVRIPAGAVSRKHCEINFDEDEDEITIKDLGSANGTYVNGERVEQMELSPGDVIVVGPAVFVARMHGFPKDIDTDGAIQYARKAEAAVQRAKSGVASPPLPEPVEKIDPSAGSDFFDDFDFGDDDNDE comes from the coding sequence GTGAGTCTTGAGCTGGTGCTGATTAAGAAAGACGGTTCGACCCGTGAGATCCCGCTCGGGCTCAAGCATCGCGTGATCGGTCGGGAGAAGGGGTGCGATGTGCGCATTCCAGCGGGAGCTGTGTCGCGCAAGCATTGTGAGATCAACTTCGACGAGGACGAGGACGAGATCACGATCAAGGATCTGGGATCTGCCAACGGCACCTATGTGAACGGCGAACGGGTTGAACAGATGGAACTTTCGCCCGGCGATGTGATCGTTGTTGGGCCTGCGGTGTTTGTCGCCCGAATGCACGGATTTCCGAAGGATATCGACACCGATGGAGCGATCCAGTACGCGAGAAAAGCAGAAGCTGCTGTCCAGCGTGCGAAATCCGGTGTTGCTTCACCACCGCTCCCCGAGCCTGTCGAAAAGATAGACCCATCAGCAGGCAGCGATTTCTTCGATGACTTTGACTTTGGCGATGATGACAACGACGAGTGA
- a CDS encoding adenylosuccinate synthase — translation MTGTDLEQPGGGCASVVGLQWGDEGKGKIVDLLAGDFDAVVRYNGGANAGHSVNVGTERYALHLVPSGILYPGRFAIIGNGVVVDPEQLIKEIDGLQSRGVDTSGLVISSRAHVVTPLHKEEDAHREQTLTSGVAFTSANGDADARAGTAIGTTKRGIGPCYAEKAQRAGALRMGDLLKPDVIRERVSISAALRGIDLSSFDTDSIVDMLSSCGRRLGSMIKDTTYLLHALLNDRQRVLFEGGNATLLDVDHGTFPFVTSSNASALGIGPGTGVPPQRIDRIVGVMKSYCTRVGSGPMPTELHDDTAHRIRERGREYGTTTGRPRRVGWLDLVALRYSVMVNGVTEIALTMLDVLSGHDDIMVCTHYMLDGQKMDRFLPDSSDLARAEPVYERLAGFSEDISGIRHREQLPIAAQRFLETIETHAGVPITIASVGPGRSETITA, via the coding sequence ATGACAGGAACGGATCTGGAACAGCCCGGTGGAGGTTGCGCGTCTGTCGTTGGCTTGCAATGGGGTGACGAGGGCAAGGGAAAGATCGTCGATCTGCTCGCTGGCGACTTTGATGCGGTTGTTCGGTACAACGGCGGCGCAAACGCGGGACATTCAGTGAATGTTGGTACCGAGAGGTATGCACTTCATCTTGTTCCTTCGGGGATTCTGTATCCGGGACGATTCGCCATCATTGGCAATGGTGTTGTGGTTGACCCCGAACAACTCATCAAAGAGATTGATGGTTTGCAGTCGCGCGGTGTGGATACATCCGGGCTTGTCATTTCCAGCCGCGCCCATGTTGTGACACCACTCCACAAGGAGGAAGATGCCCATCGTGAACAAACGCTGACGTCTGGTGTTGCGTTCACAAGCGCGAACGGCGATGCAGATGCGCGTGCTGGCACAGCGATCGGCACGACCAAGCGCGGCATCGGGCCATGCTATGCAGAGAAAGCGCAGCGTGCCGGTGCATTGCGCATGGGAGATCTTCTCAAGCCTGATGTGATTCGTGAACGCGTATCGATCTCGGCTGCCCTGCGTGGTATTGATCTGAGTTCATTTGATACTGATTCGATCGTTGACATGCTCTCAAGCTGCGGGCGCAGGCTCGGATCGATGATCAAGGACACAACATATCTGCTGCATGCGCTGCTGAACGATCGTCAGCGCGTGCTGTTCGAGGGCGGGAACGCGACGCTGCTGGATGTCGATCATGGGACGTTTCCGTTTGTGACATCGTCCAATGCATCAGCGCTGGGCATCGGTCCCGGCACGGGCGTACCGCCACAAAGGATCGACCGCATCGTTGGTGTGATGAAATCGTACTGCACGCGTGTGGGGTCCGGTCCGATGCCGACCGAACTTCATGACGATACCGCGCATCGCATCCGCGAGCGGGGTCGAGAGTATGGCACGACAACGGGCAGGCCCAGGCGCGTTGGCTGGCTTGATCTTGTTGCGCTGCGATATTCGGTGATGGTCAATGGCGTGACTGAGATTGCGCTGACGATGCTCGATGTGCTGTCCGGGCATGACGACATCATGGTCTGCACGCACTACATGCTCGACGGGCAGAAAATGGACAGGTTCCTGCCGGATTCTTCGGATCTGGCTCGTGCCGAGCCGGTATATGAAAGACTCGCGGGATTTTCCGAAGATATCTCCGGTATCAGGCATCGCGAGCAGTTGCCGATTGCAGCGCAGCGGTTTTTGGAGACAATCGAGACGCATGCTGGTGTGCCAATCACGATTGCGAGCGTTGGCCCCGGCAGATCGGAGACGATCACAGCATGA
- a CDS encoding isoprenyl transferase yields the protein MQTEADSHPDMTDTNTGVPKHVAIIMDGNGRWAQQRGLPRSAGHIEGARVVEPVIEEAFNAGVECVTLFSFSSENWSRPKDEIDALMSLCVDYMRKAVTELAERGIRLRVIGRRAELPPSVTEAIEEAEHATHECNRATLCLAINYGSRTEMTDAVRAIASKAASGEIDPDDVTPEMIAQHLYTWDLPDPDLLIRTAGEMRISNYLLWQISYAELVVVPTLWPDFGKQGLADALQEYAGRKRRFGGLDKA from the coding sequence ATGCAGACCGAGGCTGATTCACACCCTGATATGACAGACACGAATACGGGTGTACCAAAGCACGTCGCCATTATCATGGATGGCAACGGGCGCTGGGCGCAGCAGCGCGGGCTTCCGCGCAGCGCTGGGCACATCGAGGGCGCCCGTGTTGTTGAACCCGTGATTGAAGAGGCGTTCAATGCGGGGGTAGAGTGTGTTACCCTTTTCTCGTTCTCAAGCGAGAACTGGTCGCGACCGAAGGACGAGATCGACGCGCTGATGTCATTGTGCGTTGATTACATGCGCAAAGCGGTAACAGAGCTTGCCGAACGTGGGATCCGTTTGCGTGTGATCGGAAGGCGTGCCGAACTTCCACCCTCTGTTACTGAAGCGATCGAGGAAGCAGAACATGCTACACATGAGTGCAATCGTGCAACGTTGTGTCTTGCGATCAACTACGGCTCGCGTACTGAGATGACTGATGCGGTGCGAGCAATCGCGAGCAAGGCAGCATCCGGTGAGATAGATCCCGATGATGTCACACCTGAGATGATCGCGCAGCATCTGTATACATGGGATCTTCCGGATCCAGATTTGTTGATACGCACAGCTGGTGAGATGCGGATCTCCAACTATCTGTTGTGGCAGATCAGTTATGCCGAACTGGTTGTGGTGCCGACGCTGTGGCCCGACTTTGGCAAGCAGGGACTTGCTGATGCATTGCAGGAATATGCAGGGCGCAAGCGTCGGTTTGGTGGTCTTGACAAGGCGTGA
- a CDS encoding phosphatidate cytidylyltransferase, translated as MLRQRLTLGPILIAIVVLGLWADEWLATQPVPGWASSFLSGSTLPGGLIVLPIMLLLCTTASRELSRILRRKGVDSTLPIMASGAALGLLTVASAAWMHQLVTPITAVALAGSCGTAVMITALLHASRRKKLEGTLAAAGGALLSYVYLGLMAGFALLLRSEHSAWVLLWVLMVTKSCDIGAYFTGKSIGKHKLIPWLSPGKTWEGLIGGVVVSSIVGAAGMYWLHSAGKSDHALWLALFAGALFGIVGQAGDLVASMFKRDAAVKDAGGSLPGFGGVLDVLDSPLLVMPVAFWWLRIWGA; from the coding sequence GTGCTGCGACAACGCCTGACGCTCGGCCCCATTCTCATTGCGATTGTCGTGCTCGGATTGTGGGCTGACGAGTGGCTCGCAACGCAGCCTGTTCCCGGATGGGCATCGTCGTTTCTTTCAGGCAGCACACTTCCTGGTGGATTGATTGTGCTTCCGATCATGCTGCTTCTCTGCACAACCGCGTCGCGTGAGCTCTCACGCATCCTGCGTCGGAAGGGTGTTGATTCGACTCTGCCCATCATGGCATCCGGCGCGGCGCTTGGGCTGTTGACAGTGGCATCTGCTGCGTGGATGCATCAACTTGTCACACCAATCACAGCTGTCGCTCTTGCTGGTTCATGCGGCACAGCTGTGATGATTACTGCGCTTCTGCACGCATCACGGAGAAAAAAACTTGAGGGCACACTGGCTGCTGCGGGCGGGGCATTGCTCTCGTATGTCTATCTCGGACTGATGGCTGGGTTCGCGTTGCTGTTGCGATCAGAGCACAGCGCGTGGGTGTTGCTCTGGGTGTTGATGGTGACAAAGTCGTGCGATATCGGCGCGTACTTCACTGGCAAGTCGATTGGGAAGCACAAGCTGATTCCGTGGCTGAGTCCTGGCAAGACGTGGGAAGGGCTGATCGGCGGCGTTGTAGTGTCGTCGATTGTGGGTGCGGCTGGTATGTACTGGTTGCACAGTGCTGGTAAGTCGGACCATGCGTTATGGCTGGCTCTCTTTGCGGGAGCTCTTTTTGGCATCGTTGGTCAGGCGGGCGATCTGGTTGCAAGCATGTTCAAACGTGATGCAGCAGTGAAGGACGCTGGCGGCTCTCTCCCGGGGTTTGGCGGTGTGCTTGATGTGCTTGATTCGCCGTTGCTTGTGATGCCGGTCGCATTCTGGTGGCTTCGCATATGGGGGGCATAG